A region of Larimichthys crocea isolate SSNF chromosome X, L_crocea_2.0, whole genome shotgun sequence DNA encodes the following proteins:
- the arpc1b gene encoding actin-related protein 2/3 complex subunit 1B: MAYYSFLLEPISCHAWNKDRTQIALCPNNHEVHIYKKDGTKWNKIHELKEHNGQVTGIDWAPDSNRIVTCGADRNAYVWTMKEGTWKPTLVILRINRAARCVKWSPRENKFAVGSGSRLISICYFEQENDWWVCKHIKKPIRSTILSLDWHPNNVLLAAGSCDFKCRVFSAYIKEVEEKPGPTPWGSKMPFGEMLFESGGSGAGQALGGGGGWVHSVCFSHSGNRLAWTSHDSTVSVAEGGKTGTVNSLSSETLPLLCVTFITESSLVAAGHDCYPVLFVYDSAKGSLTFGGKLDVPKQAAQKGISARERFQNLDRRASETQGTDKDLNTLHKNSISEISVLEGGRNQCTKFCTTGMDGGMGIWDVKTLESAMKNLKIV; encoded by the exons ATGGCGTACTATAGCTTCCTGCTGGAACCAATTAGCTGCCATGCCTGGAATAAAGATCGTACCC AGATCGCCCTGTGTCCCAACAACCACGAGGTCCACATCTACAAGAAAGATGGGACCAAGTGGAACAAGATCCACGAGCTGAAGGAGCACAATGGGCAGGTGACAG GTATTGACTGGGCTCCAGACAGTAACCGTATAGTTACTTGCGGAGCGGACCGTAACGCCTATGTGTGGACCATGAAAGAAGGCACATGGAAGCCCACCCTGGTCATCCTCAGGATCAACCGTGCGGCACGCTGTGTGAAGTGGTCGCCACGAGAGAACAAGTTTGCTGTAGGCAGCGGCTCACGCCTCATCTCCATCTGCTACTTTGAACAAGAAAATGACTG GTGGGTGTGTAAGCATATTAAGAAGCCGATCCGCTCCACCATCCTCAGCCTGGACTGGCATCCCAACAATGTCCTGCTGGCTGCTGGATCCTGTGACTTCAAATGCAG GGTGTTCTCAGCCTACAttaaagaggtggaggagaagcccGGCCCCACACCCTGGGGCAGCAAGATGCCATTTGGGGAGATGCTGTTTGAGTCTGGAGGATCTGGTGCAGGTCAGGCTTTGGGCGGAGGTGGTGGATGggtgcacagtgtgtgtttctcacatTCTGGCAACCGCCTGGCCTGGACCTCCCATGACTCCACTGTGTCTGTCGCAGAGGGAGGCAAGACCGGCAC GGTGAACAGTCTGAGCTCTGAGACGcttcctctgctctgtgtcaCCTTCATTACTGAGAGCAGCTTAGTGGCAGCT GGCCACGACTGTTACCCAGTGCTGTTTGTGTACGACAGTGCCAAAGGCAGCTTGACATTTGGTGGCAAGCTGGACGTTCCCAAGCAGGCGGCCCAGAAGGGCATCAGTGCCAGGGAACGTTTCCAGAACCTGGACCGTCGGGCCTCAGAGACCCAGGGCACTGATAAGGACCTGAACACCCTGCACAAGAACAGCATCAG TGAAATCTCAGTGctggaaggaggaagaaacCAGTGCACCAAGTTCTGCACCACCGGCATGGATGGAGGAATGGGCATCTGGGATGTCAAG ACTCTGGAGTCTGCAATGAAGAACCTGAAGATCGTCTGA